The nucleotide window CGTCATCACAACTTCCGGCCTCCCCAAGTTCTTCTCCAACGGCCTCGACCTCGAGCACGCGCTTGGAACAGAAGGGTTCCTGCCCGGGGTGCTGTACAGACTTTTCAACCGGTACCTCACCTACCCCATGCccaccatcgccctcctcccgggCCACGCCTTCGCTGGAGGGCTAATGCTGGCTATGCACAACGACTATCGGGTCATGAATCCCGCCAAAGGGTTCGCGTGTGTGAATGagttggagtttggggttcCGCTCAAGGCTGCCATGTCCTCTATCTTCAGACTTAAGCTCCCTCCTGCGACCTATAGGGATTTGGTTCTTGAGGCGAAACGTTTCTccggggaagagggggtcaAGGCAGGGTTGGTGGATAGAACGGGCGGGTTGGATCAGGCGCTGGAGTTGATAaaggagaggaagctgaccaacaaggccaagacgGGGATTTATGGGTTGCTAAAGGCCGAGATGTACAGGGAGTCGGTTGGGTTTTTGACGCAGGCGGGGTACGataaagaggaggagaaggacaggTTGATgattgagggggaggataagCGGAAGGACGGGGCCGAGGGGAAGTTGGGGTCTATCAAGCAGAAGGCCAAGTTgtgagggatggggagagagagagagagagagagagagagagagagagagagagagagagagagagagaagggagtGTTTTTAACAAAGGACATCAGCGAATGATTTACTATAGGTGTtgtatcttttttttttcttttttttttggtctaCACTACTACATCTCTCTACCTGCGAAAGCAAAAACCGGCCGTCGCATAATTCATCAAACCAGACAGAACAAAAGACAGACACCAAACCCAGCCGGATCAGTAAATAAACAGAAATATCATCACAATCAAACACATTTctcaagaccaccacctcaaagAAACCCAGCGCCATCACAATATTCTTGCGCTGTGAAcattattataaaaaaaaaatccaagTTGAGAATTTCAGTTACAGAGAGACAAAAATAGAAATAAAAACGCCAAACAATGCAGGGTATGGTAACATACAACGCCGTatactccctcccctcttccctgCCTTGATTTACCTTGCCATAATGAAAAGGCCTTCCCTTGCCACTCTTAAAACGTACAACTCAAAACAGGTTGTGGTATACTCCGCCATGTACGGGCTTTGTTATTCTTCCCCCACGTCACTTCGCTCTCACTCACTAACGGACCCCTCATCATCGTAATCCTCCGGATATCCCATCGCTTCCCCATTTCCTgacgacaccaaccccatctgGGCCCTCGTGTCTCGCTGAATCTTGAGGAAGTACATCCTCAAGCTGTGCAAACCCCGCATGAACCCTCTGTCTGGCTCTCCGGGGTGCCTCGGTGGGCAGGCCTTGTCCTCCATCGGATCATACGGCGTGATGCAGTTGGCAAAGTCGGCAATCTTGAAGTCGATATCCcgcttgctcttcttctgtctCCTCGGGGCCTCCTCCGTGTCCGTCGCGAAATCAGTTGTTGAGTCGTCGATGGCTGCGGTTTCGTAGCCGTTGCTGGCGTCCGCCGAAGTGTCACCGTCGTAAAA belongs to Podospora bellae-mahoneyi strain CBS 112042 chromosome 6, whole genome shotgun sequence and includes:
- a CDS encoding hypothetical protein (EggNog:ENOG503Q3SV; COG:I), with product MATPGKTLFAIPIPPLNQHPGGTVTVTLPAPAVYLLTITSPPDNRLTTASCTAILDALDLIEFGGYTPGVVITTSGLPKFFSNGLDLEHALGTEGFLPGVLYRLFNRYLTYPMPTIALLPGHAFAGGLMLAMHNDYRVMNPAKGFACVNELEFGVPLKAAMSSIFRLKLPPATYRDLVLEAKRFSGEEGVKAGLVDRTGGLDQALELIKERKLTNKAKTGIYGLLKAEMYRESVGFLTQAGYDKEEEKDRLMIEGEDKRKDGAEGKLGSIKQKAKL